CACGCAGATGCTGGTCTACGTCGGCGGCATCATGATGCTCATGCTGTTCGCGGTCTTCCTGTCGAATCGGATCCACACCGCGAGCATCAGCAACCCGTCCCGCTTCCGCCTTCCCGCCGCGGTGATCTGCCTGTGCATCTTCGGGATTCTTGCGCTGACCGCCGTGACGACGCCGTTCAAGGTGAGGCCGGGCCAGTATCTTCCCACGACCGCCGGCATCGGGGAGCTCGTGATGACGCAGTACCTGCTCCCCTTCGAGGTCGCTTCCGTGCTTCTCCTCGCGGCGCTCATCGGGGCGGCCATGATTTCCCGGCCTTCCCGGCCGGCCGAGGACCAGGAGGACGCGAAATAATGATGACGCTCCAGGCGTTCCTCATCGTCAGCGCGGCGCTTTTCTGCTGCGGCCTCTACATCGTGATGACCCGCAGCAACGGGGTGGCGGTCCTCATGGGCGTCGAGCTCATTCTGAACGCCGCGAACATCAACTTCGTGGCCTTCGCGCACTACTTTTCCGGCGTGATGGGGGGGCAGATCTTCGCGGTCTTCGTCATCGTCCTGGCGGCCGCGGAGTCCGCCGTCGCATTGGCCATCTTCCTGCGGCTGTACGCGAATACGGGATCGGTGGAAGTGGACACCGCCGACCGGCTGAAAGGGTAGACCGTTGATCCGATACGCATACATCATCCCGTTCCTGCCGCTGGCCTCCTTCCTCATCAACATCTTCTTCGGCAAGCGGCTGCCCCGGAAGGGCGACTGGGTCTCGCTGGCCACCATCGCAACGGCCCTGGTCATGGCCATCGGCATTCTCATCGAGGTTCTCCAGGCGTTCGACCCGAACTTCCGGTACCACGTCGTCTACCCCTGGCTGTCCATCACCGACCGTTTCTCGCTCAACGTCGGCATCCTGGTGGACAACGTCACCGCGATCATGCTCGTGGTGGTCACCCTGGTCTCGACGCTGGTGCACCTGTACTCCGTCGGGTACATGCACGGAGATCCCCGGTACAACCGGTTCTTCGCGTACCTGTCGATCTTCTCGTTCTCGATGCTCGGGCTGGTCCTCGCCGAGAGCTTCTTCTTCATGTTCGTCTTCTGGGAACTGGTCGGCCTCTCCTCCTACCTGCTGATCGGGTTCTGGTTCGAGAAGAAGTCGGCCTCCGATGCGGGGAAAAAGGCGTTCGTCGTCAACCGGGTGGGCGACTACGGCTTCCTCGTCGGGATCATGATCGTCTTCGCGACCTGCGGGGTCCTCGGTTTCGACCAGGTGTTCGAGGCCATCGGCGCCGGGAAGCTGTCCGGCTCCCTCCTGACCTTCGCGGGAATCGGGATCTTCTGCGGCGCCATCGGCAAGTCCGCGCAGTTCCCCCTGCATGTCTGGCTCCCCGACGCCATGGAAGGCCCCACGCCGGTCTCCGCGTTGATCCACGCCGCCACGATGGTCGCGGCCGGCGTCTACCTCGTCGGCCGGGTCTTCCCGATGTTCACCCCGGACGCATTCCTCGTCATCGCGTACTTCGGGCTCATCACGCTGTTCATCTCCGCCACGATCGCCCTGACGCAGAACGACATCAAGAAAGTGCTCGCCTACTCGACCTGCTCCCAGCTCGGCTTCATGGTCCTTGGGCTGGGGGTCGGCGGCTACACGGCGGGGCTGGCGCACCTCACGACCCACGCGGCCTTCAAGGCGTGCCTGTTCCTCGGCTCCGGCTCGGTGATCCACGCCGTACACAGCCAGGACATCCAGGAGATGGGCGGCCTGCGCAAGAAGATGCCGATCACCTTCTACACCTTCCTCATCGCCACCCTTGCGATCGCCGGCGTACCCCTGTTCTCGGGCTTCTACTCCAAGGACATGATCCTGGCGGCGGCCCTCGAGTTCGGGATGAGGAACCCCCAGCACTACCCCCTGTTCTTCATCACGCTGCTGACGGCCGGGATGACCGCATTCTACATGTTCCGCATGGTGATCCTGACTTTCTTCGGGACCCCCAGGGACCACCACAAGTACGACCACGCGCACGAGTCTCCGCCGAACATGACGATCCCGCTGATCATTCTGGCGGTGCTGTCCTTCTCCATCTGGTTCGAACCCTGGTTCGGGAAGCTGGTCGTGAAGCCGAAGACCGTTGCCAGCGTCGCCGCCGTTTCCGCGGCGCACGCCCCGGAGCCCGCGGCTCCCGCCGCCCACGAGGCGGCTCCCCCTGCGGCCGCCCCTGCGGCGCAGGAAGCGGCGCCTCCCGCCCCGGCCCCGGCGGAGCATGCCGCCCCGGCCTCCGTGGAGCATGCGGCCCCGGCGCACGCGGAAGCGCACGACGCCGCTCACGACGAGCATCTCGCGCACACGGCGCATACGTACGCCATGTACTCCTCGGTGGCCGTCGGCGCCCTCGGCATCCTCCTCGCCTTCGGGATCTACATGTTCGGCTGGGTGGACCCCAAGGCCACGGCCGAGAGGTTCCAGGGGCTCTATAACTTCTCGCTCAACAAGTGGTACTTCGACGAGCTGTACGAGGCCACCGTCATCAACGGCTCCAAGGCATTCTCGCGGGGCTGCGCCTGGTTCGACAACAACGTGGTCGACGGCCTGGTGAACCTTACCGCGCAGCTCGGCGTCTTTTTATCCTTCCTCGTAGGCAAGTTCGACAACGGCGTGATCGACGGCGCCGTGAACGGGGTTGCCGATGTCACGATCGGTAGCGGTTCGATTCTTCGCCGGATCCAGACAGGCAAGCTGTACCACTACGTGTTCATCCTGGCCGGCGGCGCGCTCGTCATTTTCCTGCTGAGAGCTTTATAAGAACGGAGGTGGTCCTTCGTGGGTTACTTTGATAGTCACATCCTGACGTACATGACGTTCCTGCCTCTCCTGGGGGCGGTGCTGATCCTCTGCGTGCCCAAGGGGAAGGACGAGGTGATCAAGGGGATCGCCGCGGTCGCGACGTTCCTGCCCCTGCTCCTCGCGGTCCGCCTGTTCTCCATCTACGACCGGAGCCTGCCGGGCGTCAACACGGCGGACTCCTTCCAGTTCGTCGAGAAATACACCTGGATCCCCAGCATCAACGTCGAGTACTTCGTCGGCGCCGACGGGATCTCGGTTCCCATGATCCTCCTGACGGCCCTTCTGTCGTTCCTCGCGGTCATCGGCTCCTTCGGGATCGAGAAGAAGATCCGGGGCTACATGGCGCTGTTCCTCCTGCTCGAGACCGGCATGATGGGGACCTTCATCGCCCTCGACTTCTTCCTCTTCTACGTGTTCTGGGAAATCATGCTCCTCCCGATGTACTTCCTCATCGGCGTGTGGGGCGGCCCCCGGAAGGAATACGCGGCCATCAAGTTCTTCCTGTACACCCTGGCCGGCTCCGTGCTGATGCTCATCGTCATGCTGGCCCTGTACTTCAACACCACGGACCCCGCGACCGGCAGGCACACCTTCAACCTGCTCCACTACATGTCGCAGAACGTGCACAACGAGTGGCTGAAGGGCTTCGATGTCCGCGTCCTGCTGTTCCTCGGCCTGTTCATCGGCTTCGCGATCAAGGTCCCGCTCTTCCCGTTCCACACCTGGCTTCCCGACGCCCACGTCGAGGCGCCGACCGCCATCTCGGTCATCCTGGCGGGCGTGCTGCTGAAGATGGGGACGTACGGCATGATGCGGATCTCCTTCCCGATCTTCCCCGACGTCACGGTGTACTTCGCCGTCCCGATGGCGATCCTGGGCGTCATCAACATCATCTACGGCGCCCTGTGCGCCATGGCGCAGTCCGACCTGAAGAAACTGGTCGCCTACTCCTCCGTCAGCCACATGGGCTTCTGCCTCCTGGGCATGGCGGCGCTGACGCCGCTGGGCATGGTCGGCGCGGCGATGCAGATGTTCTCCCACGGCCTGATCACCGCCATGTTGTTCTTCCTGGTCGGCGTCGTCTACGACCGGGCGCACCACCGCCAGATCGACGGGTTCGGCGGCCTGGGCGCGGTCGTCCCCATCTACACCGGCTACATCGCCTTCGCGTTCTTCGCTTCGCTGGGCCTGCCCGGTCTTTCGGGATTCATCGCGGAGCAGATGGTGTTCCTCGGCTCCTTCCCGAGCTTCCGGACGCTGGTCATCATCTCCGCCATCGGCATCGTCTTCGTGGCCGCGTTCCACCTCTGGGCGCTCCAGAGGGTGTTCCTCGGGCCGCTGAACCCGAAGTACACGGCCCTTGAAGAGATCAACAAGAGAGAGATGTTCTGCCTCACCCCGCTGGCCCTCCTGGTCCTGTTCGTCGGCGTGTGGCCGATGACCGTGGTGAACCTCATGAGCGTTTCGCTGGTCCGGCTGGTCGATCTCGTGAAGGCGGTGATCTAAGTGGCCACTTTCACAAATACGGCTGCATTCGAGCGCCGCTGCATCCGCTCCTGCTTCGTTGCGCTCCTTGCGCCGTACTTGCCAGTACGCCTCAGTCGCACGCCTTGCCGGCGCGGCGCATCGACGCTCTCGGTGCTACGCCATATTTGTGAAAGGGGCCACTGATGTTCCTGGGCAATCTGGCCAGCATACAGTACTTCCTTCCGGAGTTCGCCGTCACGGCGACGATCCTCCTGCTGATCGTCCTGCGGGTGGCCTCGAAAGACCCGAGGTCCAACGCGTTCGCATACCTCTCCCTCGTCGGCTGCGGCGCCGCGATCCTCCTCGCAGGGATCGTTCCCGTGGGGAAGGGGGCGTCGATGTTCGAGGGGATGGTCGCGTACGACAGCTTCGCCGTCTTCTTCAAGGTCGTGACGGCGCTGGCGACCGTCGTGGTCATCTTCATGACGCTCGACAGCAGGGAGATGGCGGGGACCACCCGGGTGGAGTTCTACGTCCTGCTCATGACCTCGCTGCTCGGCATGTTCCTGCTGTCGTCGTCGACCGATATCGTGATGATCTACCTCGCTCTGGAGCTCGTCTCCATTCCGTCGTACATGATGGCGGGCTACGACAAGGGGAAAGTGCGCTCCACCGAGGCGGCGATGAAGTACGTCGTGTTCGGCGCCACCGCCTCCGGAATCATGATCTACGGCTTCTCGCTGCTCTTCGGCATGGCCGGCTCCACCCACATCGGGGAGATCGGCCGCGTGGTCGCCGCCAATACGGTCACGCTTCCCATGCTCCTCGCCTGCGTCATGGTGGCGGTGGGCTTCGGCTACAAGATCGCAGCCGTCCCGTTCCACATGTGGTGCCCCGACGTGTACGAAGGGGCCCCCACTCCCGCGACCGCCTTCTTCTCCGTCGCCCCCAAGGCCGCCGGGTTCGCGGTCCTGGTCCGCTTCTTCTACACGGTGTTCGCCATGCCGCACCCCGTGGAACCCGAGTGGCAGCTTGCGGCTCCCTCGATCGACTGGACGTTTCTGTTTGCCGTCCTTTCCGCGGTCACCATGACCGTCGGGAACCTGGTGGCCGTGAAGCAGGACAACGTCAAGCGGCTCCTGGCCTATTCGTCGATCGCCCACGCCGGCTATATGCTCATGGGGTTCGTCCTGCTGACTCCCGCCGGGATCCAGGCCGTCCTCTTCTACCTCGTGGTCTACCTGTTCATGAACCTCGGCGCCTTCTACGTCGTCCTGCTGGTCGGCAACGCGACCGACGGGGAGGACATCTCGGATTTCGCGGGGCTCGGCAGCCGCGCCCCCTTCGTCGCGGTCTCGATGGCGGTGTTCCTGTTCGCGCTGACCGGCATCCCGCCGTTTTCCGGCTTCATCGGGAAGCTGTACCTTTTCGCGGAAGTCATCAACCGGGAGCTCTACTGGCTGGTCGTCGTCGCCGCGCTGAACAGCGTCGTCGGCCTGTACTATTACGCCCGGATCGTCCGCTCGATGTTCCTCGACGAGCCCAAGACCGTCTCCGCGATCGCCGTTCCGGCGGTACCCCGCGCCCTGGTGGTCCTTCTTGTGGCACCCACGCTGATTCTTGGGGTATACTGGGAGCCGGTCGCAAGGATCGCTTCCAATTCGCTTCGGATGCTGGTTTTCTGATTCAGCGAGGGAGGTGAAGCGAACCCAGCGATAATCCAAGCCACATAAGGCGGGTCTTATGTCGGGGTTTCTCGAAACCACGAACTTTGCGCACCCGTATTTTCCCGTACTCATTCTTCTGATCATCGCTGTTTTAACCGCGGCCGGTTTGCTTGTCCTTTCCAAAAAAACTGGCCCTCGCGTCTACAACAAGATAAAATACGACGTTTACGAATGCGGCGTCGATCCGCTGGCCCCCGCCACGGTTCGGGTTTCCGTGAAGTTCTACCTGGTCGCCCTTGTCTTCATCATTTTCGACCTGGAGGCGACCTTTCTGTACCCCTGGGCGATCCTGTTCCGGTCGATGGGGATATTGGGATTCATCGAGATGGCCGTGTTCGCGGGGATCCTGCTCGTAGGGCTGTTCTACGTCTGGAAAAAAGGCGCTCTGGAGTGGCAGTGAAACACGAGAAGGACGGATCCCCCGGCTACCTGCTGTCCACCCTCGATGCGCTGGTGGCGTGGGGGAGAAAGTACTCCCTGTTTCCGCTCACCTTCGCCACCGCCTGCTGCGGGATCGAGGTGATGGGCGCCCTCGGGACGCACTACGACATCTCCCGGTTCGGCGCGGAGGTAGTCCGGTTCTCGCCGCGGCAGGCGGACGTCCTTCTCGTCGCGGGGACGGTCAACTACAAGATGGCGCCGGTCCTGCGGCGCATCTACGACCAGATGCTCGAGCCGAAGTGGGTGATCTCGATGGGGGCGTGCGCCTCGTCGGGCGGCTTCTACAACAACTACACGGTCCTCCAGGGGATCGACAAGGTCATGCCCGTGGATGTCTACATCCCCGGCTGCCCGCCGAACCCCGAAGGGATCATCGACGCGGTGGTGCAGATCCAGAAGATCATCGAGACCGGCGCCCCCCGGGCCTCGGAAAGGTGGCCGATCAAGTGAGAAGCGCGCGGTGAGCCGGGTGCTCGACAGGCTGACCGGGGCCTTCGGCCCGGAGATCGTCGCGACCCACTCGGATTTCGGCGACGACACGGCGTCGGTTCGGCCCGGCCGGATCGTGGAGATCCTCGCGTTCCTGCGGGACGACCCGGAAGCTTTGTTCGACTTCGCGATGGACCTCACCGGCGTCGACCACCTCGGCGAGGAGCCCCGGTTCGAGGTCGTGTACCACCTGTATTCCCTGGAGAAGAAGCACCGGGTGCGGATCAAGGTCCGGCTCCCGGAGGACGACCCGACGATCGACACCGCGGTGTCCGTGTGGCCCGGGATCGACTGGTACGAGCGCGAGGCGTTCGACATGTACGGGATCGTCTTCCGTGGCCACCCCAACCTCAAGCGGATCCTGATGTACGAGGGGTTCCAGGGACACCCGCTCCGGAAGGACTATCCGAAAGACAGGCGCCAGCCGACGATCGGGCCGGAGGAATAGTGGAGAAGCTGGACCTGCAGTCCGAGCCGATGATCATCAACATCGGCCCGTCCCACCCGGCGACGCACACCACGCTCCGTCTCCGCACGGTCCTGGACGGCGAGACGATCCTCGACGTCGAGCCCGAGTTCGGCTACCTCCACCGCGGCTTCGAGAAGGAATCGGAAGCCGCCACCTGGACGCAGATCGTCCCCTACACCGACCGGCTGAACTACTGCTCCGCCCTGATGAACAACGTCGGATACGTGATGGCGGTGGAGAAGCTGTGCGGGATCGAGGTGCCGGAGCGGTGCCAATACATCCGCGTCATCGTCTCCGAGCTCTCCCGGATCATCGACCACATGGTCTGCATCGGCACGAACATGGTCGACATCGGGGCTCTGACGAACTTCTGGTACTTCTGGAAGTGCCGCGAGGAGGTGTACAAGGTCCTCGAGGAGCTGTGCGGCGCGCGCCTGACGACGAGCTATACCCGCATCGGCGGGGCGGCGGCCGACGTCCCGGAGGGCTGGACCGACCGCGTGCTGGCGGTCTGCCGCGGCGTGATCCCGGAGGGGATCGCCGACGTGAACCGGCTGCTCACCCGGAACCGGATCTTCATCGATCGCACCCTGGGGATCGGGGCCATCAGCCCGAAGGACGCGATCGCGATGGGTTTCACCGGCCCGTGCCTCCGCGCGGCGGGGGTTCCGCTCGACCTGCGGAAGGACCATCCGTACCTGGTGTACGACCGGTTCGACTTCGACGTTCCGGTGGGCGAGGCAGGAGACACGTGCGACCGGTACATGGTGCGGATGGAGGAGATGCGGCAGTCGATCCGGATCGTCGAGCAGGCGGTGGCGGGGATGCCCGGCGGGCCCGTCAACGCGGAGGATCCGCGCTTCCTCCTCCCCCCGAAGGAGCAGGTGTACGAGAACATCGAGGCCTTGATGAACCACTTCAAGATCATCATGGAGGGGATCCGGGTTCCGGCGGGGGAGGTCTACTCCGCGACCGAGGCGGCCAACGGCGAGCTGGGGTTCTACATCGTCAGCAAGGGAGGCGGCGGCCCCTGGAAGATCAAGGTCCGGCCCCCCTGCTTCCCGCTGTTCCAGGCGATGCCGCGCCTGGTGAAGGGGCACATGATCGCGGACATGATCGCCGTGCTGGGAAGCGTGAACATCGTCGCGGGGGAGCTGGACCGGTGAGCTTTTCGCTGACGGAGGCCGCGCGGGCCGAGCTGGATCGTCTGTTCGCGGGCTACCCGAACCGGGCGGCCGCGATCCTGCCGGCGCTTCACGTCGTGCAGCGGGAGAAGGGGTACGTCCCGGACGAGGCGATCCCCTTCCTTGCGGAGCTGGCGGGCACCTCCCCGGCGGACGTGGAAGGGATCGCGACCTTCTACACGATGTACAACCGCGGGCCGGTCGGCCGATACCACCTCCAGGTCTGCCGGAACCTCTCCTGCTCGCTGATGGGGGCGGAGCACATCATCGCGCACGTGTCGGGGAAGCTGGGGATCCGGCCGGGGGAGACGACGCCCGACGGGATGTTCACCCTGTCGATGGCGGAGTGCCTCGGCTCCTGCGGGACGGCCCCCGTAATGATGGTCAACGACGAATACCACGAGAACCTCACCCCGGAATCGATCGACGCGCTGATCGAACGGCTCCGGGCGGGAGAGTGAGCGGAAGGCGCATGGAGACGGTCCTCACGACGCATTTCGCCGACGAGGGGTTCCGGCGGCTCGAAGGGTACCTCGGCAAGGCGGGGTACGAGGGGCTGCGGAAGGCGGTCGCGATGCCCCGGGAGGCGATCGTCGACGAGGTGAAGAAGGCCAACCTCCGCGGGCGCGGCGGGGCCGGCTTCCCCGCGGGCGTCAAGTGGGGCTTTCTCCCGAAGGACCTTTCCCGCCCCCGCGTGCTGGTCGTCAACGCCGACGAGGGGGAGCCGGGCACCTTCAAGGACCGGCTGATCCTCTCCCGGGGCCCCCACCTCCTGGTGGAGGGGATCGCCATCACCTGCTTCGCCCTGCAGATCCACGAGGCCTGGATCTATATCCGCGGCGAGTACGCCCGCGAGGCGCGGATTCTCGAGGAGGCGCTTTCGGAGGCGCGCGCCGCCGGCTTCCTGGGCAAGGACCTCCTCGGGTCGGGATTCGACCTCGAGGTCGTCCTGCACCGGGGCGCCGGGGCGTACATCTGCGGAGAGGAGACCTCGACGATCAATTCCCTCGAGGGGAAGCGCGGGTGGCCGCGGCTCAAGCCCCCGTTCCCCGCGGCGGTGGGCGCGTTCGGGCGCCCGACGCTCGTCAACAACGTGGAGACGCTGGCCAATGTTCCATGGATCCTCCGGAACGGTGGGGAGCGCTTCGCCGCCCTCGGATGCGAGAAGAACGGCGGGACGCGGCTGGTCGGGGTCAGCGGACCGGTGGTGCGCCCCGGCATCTACGAGCTGCCGGCCAACGCGAACCTGCGCAGCGTCGTCTACGACGTCGCCGGGGGGCTGCGCGACGGGAAGGCGCTGAAGGCCGTCATCCCGGGCGGCTCCTCCACGCCGGTGCTGCGCGCGGACGAGATCGACGTGACGCTCGACATCGAGTCGATGGCGGCGAAGGGCACGATGGCGGGCACCTGCGGCGTCATCGTCATCCCGGAAGGGACCTGCATGGTGCGCGCCCTCTCGGTCTTGATGAACTTCTACGCGCACGAGTCGTGCGGCCAGTGCTCGCCGTGCCGGGAGGGGACCGGCTGGCTCGCGCGGATCGTGGGGCGGATCGAGGCGGGGGAGGGGAAGCCGGGCGACGTCGAGCTGATCCTCGACGTGTGCGACAACATGTCCGGCCGCACCATCTGCGCCCTGGCGGACGCGGCGGCCATGCCCGCCCAGTCGTTCATCGGGAAGTTCCGCGGGGAATTCGACCGGCACATCGCGGAGGGGAAATGCCGACCCTGACGATCAACGGGACGGCGGTGAGCGTCCCCGAGGGGACGACGATCCTCAACGCCGCGAAGCAGGCGGGGATCCACATCCCGCACTACTGCTTCCATCCGCACCTCTCCGTCGCCGGGAACTGCCGGATGTGCCTGGTGGAGGTGGAGAAGCTGCCCAAGCTGCAGACCGCCTGCTCCACGGCGGTCACGGAGGGGATGGTCGTGCGCACCGACACGGAGAAGGTGCGCAAGGCGGTCACGGGCGTCCTCGAGTTCATCCTCCTTCATCACCCGATCGACTGCCCCATCTGCGACCAGGCGGGGGAGTGCGGACTGCAGGACTACTACATGGTCTACGGGCTCCACAAGAGCCGCCAGCCGCTCCGGGACAAGATCCACAAGAAGAAGGTGCAGCGCATCGGGGGGCAGATCGTCCTCGACGCGGAGCGCTGCATCCTCTGTTCCCGATGCGTGCGGTTCCTCGACGAGGTGACCGGCACCCGGGAGCTCCAGTTCTTCCGGCGCGGCGACCATTCCGAGATCTCCGTCTTCCCCGGGCGGCCGCTCGGCAACAATTACACCGGGAACCTCGCCGACATCTGCCCCGTGGGCGCCCTGACGAACGCGGATTTCCGGTTCAAGTGCCGCGTGTGGTACCTGAAGGGGGCCGACTCGATCTGCACCGGCTGTTCCCGCGGATGCAACGTGCATCTGCATTTCAAGGAGAAGGATCGCGTCCTGTACCGCAGCAAGCCGCGGGTGAACGACGCGGTCAACCGGGCCTGGATGTGCGATTTCGGCCGCCTCGAGTATAAAAAGGCGAACGAGGACCGCCTGCTGGTCCCGTTCCTCCGGGAGGACGGGTCGGAGAAAACCGTTCCGTGGGGCGCGGTGATCCCGCAGGCCGCCCACGCGCTGTCGCATGCGGCCAACAGGCACGGAAAGGATTCCGTGGCGGTGATCGCCTCCCCGCAGTCCTCCAACGAGGAGCTTTATCTCGTCCGCAGGATCGCCTGGGAGCTGCTCGGGACCGGGAACCTGGCCTTCACCGACCGCGCGCCGGGGGACGGCCTCGAAGACGATTTCCTGATCCGCGCGGACAAGAACCCCAACAGCCGTGGCGCGAGGCTCCTCGGGATCCCCGACGGGGAGGCCTTCGACGCCCTGCTCGGGAGGATCGCCGGGGGAGGCATCCGCACTCTCCTGCTGTTCGGGAACGTCTTGGGCGCCCTGCCGGAGGAGGAGGTCCGGCGGCTGCTGTCCAAAGTCCCCTTCGTCGCCCAGGTGGGCACCAACAACGGGCCGGTGTCGCGGGCCGCGCACGCGGTCATGCCGCAGGCCTCCTTCGCCGAGCGCGGGGGGACCTTCACCAACTGCGACGGGCGGGTGCAGCGGTTCCACGCGGGATTTCCGCCGCGGGGGAAGGCCAGGGAAGCGATCGGGATCCTGGTCGACCTGGCGAAACGGCTCGGGGCCGAATGGTCCTGGCGGGACGAGCGGGCGGTGTTCCTGGAGATGTCGCGGCGCGAGCCGCCCTTCGCAGGGATGAGCTACGAGTCCATCGGCGCGGCGGGGCAGGAGGCCAACCCATGACGGGCCCCGTCTTCGACCTGCTGGTCGTGCTCATCCGGATCGTGGTGGTCTTCTCTTTCTGCATGGGGCTGGTCGTGGTGTTCACCTGGGTGGAGCGCAAGGGGGCGGCCTACATCCAGGACCGCCGCGGCCCGAACCGGGCCTCCATCCTGGGGATCCGCGCCTGGGGGATGTTCCACCCGCTGGCCGACGCGATCAAGTTCCTCTTCAAGGAGGACTTCGTCCCGGACAACGCGCACCGCCTCTTCTACCAGATCGCGCCCATGTTCGTCCTCGCGCCGGTCATCCTGTCCATCGCCGTGATCCCCTTCGGGCCGGACATCACGATCTTCGGGCGGAGGGTCATGCTGCAGATCGCGGACCTGAACATGGGGATCCTTTACGTCTTCGCCGTCTCGGGGATGACCGTCTACGGCGTGGTCCTCGGCGGGTGGGCCAGCGGCAGCAAGTACCCTCTCCTGGGGGGGCTGCGCTCCGCCGCCCAGATGATGTCCTACGAGCTTTCCATGGGGCTGTCGCTCGTCGGGATCTTCATGGTGTTCGAGTCGCTGCGGCTTTCCCGGATCGTGCTGGGGCAGGGGGAGCTGTTGTTCGGCCTGATCCCGAAGTGGGGGGTCGTCGTCCAGCCGGTGGGATTCATCCTGTTCCTGACGGCCCAGTTCGCCGAGGCGAACCGCACCCCCTTCGACCTGCCGGAAGGGGAATCGGAGCTGGTGGGCGGGTACCACACGGAGTACGGCTCATTCAAGTTCTCCATGTTCATGATGGGGGAATACCTCCACATGGTGGTCGGCGCGGTCATCGTGTCGACGCTGTTCTTCGGCGGCTGGCAGGTGCCGTACCTGCTCGACACGGGGTTCCTCTTCCCGGGCGGCTTTTCGGTGGGGCTGCCGGAGATCGTGGTCCTGGCGCTGCGGACCGGGTCGATCTTCCTGAAAACGCTCTTCTTCACCTGGCTCTACGTCTGGGTCCGCTGGACGATCCCGCGGTTCCGGTACGACCAGGTGATGCGGCTGGGGTGGAAGGTGATGCTGCCGCTTTGCATCGCCAACATCTTCGCGACGGGGCTGGTTCTGCTGTTGCTGGACGGCAGGTAGAGGGGCAGGCCGGAGACGACATGGCGATCGGCGTAAAAAAGGTGGCGCGGCCGCGGAAGATGTCCGTTCCGGAGGCCGTGTATCTCCTGGAGATCGCGAAGGGGCTCTGCCTCACGGTGTGGCATCTCCTCCGCAACATCTTCCGCCAGGAGCGGATCCGGACGATCGAGTATCCCGAGGTCCGCCGGACGATGCCCCCGCGGTTCCGGGGCAGGCACCGTCTCATGAAGCGGGCGAACGGCGATCCCCGGTGCGTGGCGTGCTTCTGCTGCCCCACCGCCTGCCCGGCGAAATGCATCACGATCGTGGCGGGGGAGTCGCCCGACCCGACGGTGGAGAAATACCCGGTGCGGTTCGACATCGACATGCTTCGGTGCGTCTTCTGCGGCCTGTGCGTGGAGGCGTGCCCGATGGACGCGATCCGGATGGACACCGGGTGGTTCACCCCTCCGGACGGCACGCGCGAGAAGCTCATCTTCACG
The sequence above is a segment of the Thermodesulfobacteriota bacterium genome. Coding sequences within it:
- a CDS encoding NADH-quinone oxidoreductase subunit J encodes the protein MSLSGINFPSDILFLGVAALTVGAAVLVCILPNIIHTAVALLFALIGVAGIYLFLSADFLAATQMLVYVGGIMMLMLFAVFLSNRIHTASISNPSRFRLPAAVICLCIFGILALTAVTTPFKVRPGQYLPTTAGIGELVMTQYLLPFEVASVLLLAALIGAAMISRPSRPAEDQEDAK
- the nuoK gene encoding NADH-quinone oxidoreductase subunit NuoK, encoding MMTLQAFLIVSAALFCCGLYIVMTRSNGVAVLMGVELILNAANINFVAFAHYFSGVMGGQIFAVFVIVLAAAESAVALAIFLRLYANTGSVEVDTADRLKG
- the nuoL gene encoding NADH-quinone oxidoreductase subunit L: MIRYAYIIPFLPLASFLINIFFGKRLPRKGDWVSLATIATALVMAIGILIEVLQAFDPNFRYHVVYPWLSITDRFSLNVGILVDNVTAIMLVVVTLVSTLVHLYSVGYMHGDPRYNRFFAYLSIFSFSMLGLVLAESFFFMFVFWELVGLSSYLLIGFWFEKKSASDAGKKAFVVNRVGDYGFLVGIMIVFATCGVLGFDQVFEAIGAGKLSGSLLTFAGIGIFCGAIGKSAQFPLHVWLPDAMEGPTPVSALIHAATMVAAGVYLVGRVFPMFTPDAFLVIAYFGLITLFISATIALTQNDIKKVLAYSTCSQLGFMVLGLGVGGYTAGLAHLTTHAAFKACLFLGSGSVIHAVHSQDIQEMGGLRKKMPITFYTFLIATLAIAGVPLFSGFYSKDMILAAALEFGMRNPQHYPLFFITLLTAGMTAFYMFRMVILTFFGTPRDHHKYDHAHESPPNMTIPLIILAVLSFSIWFEPWFGKLVVKPKTVASVAAVSAAHAPEPAAPAAHEAAPPAAAPAAQEAAPPAPAPAEHAAPASVEHAAPAHAEAHDAAHDEHLAHTAHTYAMYSSVAVGALGILLAFGIYMFGWVDPKATAERFQGLYNFSLNKWYFDELYEATVINGSKAFSRGCAWFDNNVVDGLVNLTAQLGVFLSFLVGKFDNGVIDGAVNGVADVTIGSGSILRRIQTGKLYHYVFILAGGALVIFLLRAL
- a CDS encoding NADH-quinone oxidoreductase subunit M, whose protein sequence is MTFLPLLGAVLILCVPKGKDEVIKGIAAVATFLPLLLAVRLFSIYDRSLPGVNTADSFQFVEKYTWIPSINVEYFVGADGISVPMILLTALLSFLAVIGSFGIEKKIRGYMALFLLLETGMMGTFIALDFFLFYVFWEIMLLPMYFLIGVWGGPRKEYAAIKFFLYTLAGSVLMLIVMLALYFNTTDPATGRHTFNLLHYMSQNVHNEWLKGFDVRVLLFLGLFIGFAIKVPLFPFHTWLPDAHVEAPTAISVILAGVLLKMGTYGMMRISFPIFPDVTVYFAVPMAILGVINIIYGALCAMAQSDLKKLVAYSSVSHMGFCLLGMAALTPLGMVGAAMQMFSHGLITAMLFFLVGVVYDRAHHRQIDGFGGLGAVVPIYTGYIAFAFFASLGLPGLSGFIAEQMVFLGSFPSFRTLVIISAIGIVFVAAFHLWALQRVFLGPLNPKYTALEEINKREMFCLTPLALLVLFVGVWPMTVVNLMSVSLVRLVDLVKAVI
- a CDS encoding NADH-quinone oxidoreductase subunit N; protein product: MFLGNLASIQYFLPEFAVTATILLLIVLRVASKDPRSNAFAYLSLVGCGAAILLAGIVPVGKGASMFEGMVAYDSFAVFFKVVTALATVVVIFMTLDSREMAGTTRVEFYVLLMTSLLGMFLLSSSTDIVMIYLALELVSIPSYMMAGYDKGKVRSTEAAMKYVVFGATASGIMIYGFSLLFGMAGSTHIGEIGRVVAANTVTLPMLLACVMVAVGFGYKIAAVPFHMWCPDVYEGAPTPATAFFSVAPKAAGFAVLVRFFYTVFAMPHPVEPEWQLAAPSIDWTFLFAVLSAVTMTVGNLVAVKQDNVKRLLAYSSIAHAGYMLMGFVLLTPAGIQAVLFYLVVYLFMNLGAFYVVLLVGNATDGEDISDFAGLGSRAPFVAVSMAVFLFALTGIPPFSGFIGKLYLFAEVINRELYWLVVVAALNSVVGLYYYARIVRSMFLDEPKTVSAIAVPAVPRALVVLLVAPTLILGVYWEPVARIASNSLRMLVF
- the ndhC gene encoding NADH-quinone oxidoreductase subunit A, giving the protein MSGFLETTNFAHPYFPVLILLIIAVLTAAGLLVLSKKTGPRVYNKIKYDVYECGVDPLAPATVRVSVKFYLVALVFIIFDLEATFLYPWAILFRSMGILGFIEMAVFAGILLVGLFYVWKKGALEWQ